A region of Saccopteryx leptura isolate mSacLep1 chromosome X, mSacLep1_pri_phased_curated, whole genome shotgun sequence DNA encodes the following proteins:
- the LOC136386457 gene encoding cancer/testis antigen family 47 member C1-like — protein MSDSGDRNLAPSVQENPMDEAGAGVWAAGDEGAVIQDLELHGENVAGLEVVGRAIRGLGEEAAAVEVPEGRVSEDSDIGAADEGEDDMEPDWNVPEAARQLPREGFHIFFMDSVSRSLNRIYHNDHILERPRDRRRTFPARPRLSGIPGQAHPCTREGAAVLVPEGPGGRATGSGEGALALEPEDQPEAREEPTQESEALEGEDHPEKASGL, from the coding sequence ATGTCTGACTCTGGTGATAGAAACCTGGCCCCCAGTGTCCAGGAGAACCCCATGGATGAGGCGGGAGCTGGGGTCTGGGCAGCTGGAGATGAGGGGGCAGTGATTCAAGACCTGGAGCTCCACGGGGAAAACGTGGCCGGGCTGGAGGTAGTGGGAAGAGCTATCAGGGGCCTGGGGGAGGAAGCCGCAGCAGTGGAAGTCCCAGAGGGCAGGGTCAGCGAGGATTCTGACATCGGGGCAGCTGACGAGGGGGAGGACGACATGGAGCCCGACTGGAATGTGCCCGAAGCCGCCCGCCAGTTGCCTAGGGAGGGTTTTCACATCTTTTTCATGGACTCGGTGAGCAGGTCGCTGAACCGCATATACCACAATGACCACATCCTTGAGCGACCTCGCGACCGCCGCAGGACGTTCCCGGCCAGACCTCGTCTGTCCGGCATCCCTGGCCAGGCCCACCCGTGCACCAGAGAAGGGGCTGCCGTCTTGGTGCCTGAGGGCCCTGGAGGTAGAGCCACAGGCTCTGGAGAGGGTGCCCTGGCCCTGGAGCCCGAGGACCAGCCCGAGGCCAGGGAGGAGCCCACGCAGGAGTCTGAAGCCCTGGAAGGTGAGGATCACCCAGAAAAGGCATCAGGATTGTGA